In the genome of Bacteroidota bacterium, the window TTCTCCGTTGGCCGAGTAATGTATTATTGCCCCGTGTTCTCTATAACCTGCTATTGTAGGGAAGCTTTCGCCTACGAAATTTTCCTGTTCTTTTCTAAGTTCAATTAATTTGTCGGAGATTCCAACCTCTGTAACTTCTCCTCCCGCGACACTGTTGTCGATCCAGTGCAGGAATTTAGTCATCGCGATACCGTCTTTACGCATCGCATTTCTGATATTTTCGAGTTCTGTCTTATTTTTCGCTGACTTGAAAAATGTTGAGGGATTTGTAGCTTTTATTATTTCGCTTCCTTTCTTAATCCACGATAGAACTTTCTGATTCAGCCTGTCAGGATCGACAAGACATTTTGAATATGTCAGATTGTTTTTCACATACGACTCCAGGGCTTTATAGCTTTTTACCTGAACTCCATTGTCTTTCAATACTGCTTTTGCCTGTTCCGACAGCTTTTTCTTTTTTATGAAAAGAGTAGTATTATCTTTTGTGAATAGGGCATAAGCTATTGTTACAGGATTGTATGCAACATCACTTCCCCTAAGGTTGAATATCCAGGCTATATCGTCGAGAGTTGCAACTAAGTGAGAATCAGCTTCAAGTTCAGTATATTTTTTTCTGATTTCAGATATTTTATCAGAGATTGATTTCCCGGCATATTTTTCATCAAGTATATAAGCTTTTTCAGCAGGCATCTCTGGTCTGTCTTCCCAAATGGTTTTAATGAAATCGTTATTCCCGTCAAGTTTAAGTCCGACTTTTTTTAGCGTATTTCTCAGTTTAGCATATGCCGAAACAGCGAACACGCGTGAATCAACACCGACTACCTCTCCTTTACTCAGGGTTTTAGTCAGCCATTCGTCAAATTCAGGAACATCGGGCATTCCTTGTTTGAAGAGTTTCATCTCGCTAC includes:
- a CDS encoding aminopeptidase P family protein; this encodes MDKKLSALRKLMKKSNIQAYIIPSTDPHMSEYVADFWESRKWISGFTGSAGLVVVTMTESGLWTDGRYFLQAEQQLEGSEMKLFKQGMPDVPEFDEWLTKTLSKGEVVGVDSRVFAVSAYAKLRNTLKKVGLKLDGNNDFIKTIWEDRPEMPAEKAYILDEKYAGKSISDKISEIRKKYTELEADSHLVATLDDIAWIFNLRGSDVAYNPVTIAYALFTKDNTTLFIKKKKLSEQAKAVLKDNGVQVKSYKALESYVKNNLTYSKCLVDPDRLNQKVLSWIKKGSEIIKATNPSTFFKSAKNKTELENIRNAMRKDGIAMTKFLHWIDNSVAGGEVTEVGISDKLIELRKEQENFVGESFPTIAGYREHGAIIHYSANGESDKKLEASSFVLVDSGAQYLDGTTDLTRTIALGPLTEEEKRDYTLVLKGHIQLALAKFPEGTRGCQLDTLARQALLREGKNYHHGTGHGVGFFLNVHEGPHSIRPDLNQNPILESSITSNEPGLYRAGKHGIRIETLVAANKWKETEFGNFFEFETLTLCPMDTRPIVNELLLDEEKEWLNNYHKEVYEKISPSVEGDVLEWLKAATKAI